Proteins co-encoded in one Kribbella qitaiheensis genomic window:
- a CDS encoding short-chain fatty acid transporter has translation MADSHGKHAKHGIEDEGPLARTALRFTAFTEKWLPDAFGFVLVGTFVVLLFGLVTGEPLLKRPDDPAATKGYGLIDSWGLGFWSLITFTLQMAMIIIGGYAVATSGPVARLITRLARIPKSPRTAVAFVAAVAMVASYLNWAFSLIFAAILAREVARNVPKADYRALGAMAFLGLGTVWAQGLSGSAALQVASASSSPAPVQEVIKAGGHADGLIPLSDTIFSWQAIVATLIVYAVGVAMAWFIAPGADHARTAEDIGIELKPLIGRGSAYNGQRVDAEARRPGDWLEHSPLFSLLVVGLGAIYLVRYFDGKSFFNALDLNTVNLILFLLAMLLHWRPWRMARAVRDGAPAAAGVLLQFPLYGGIFGMIAYTGVSARIAGWLVQASNQFFFPPLVAIYSCILGVFVPSGGSKWVIEAPYVLQAANELKVDAGWMVVVYDLGEASANLLQPFWMLPTLAILGLKARDIMGYTFTMFLACFPAALIAVTLLAPNVTG, from the coding sequence ATGGCCGACAGCCATGGGAAGCACGCGAAGCACGGCATCGAGGACGAAGGGCCGCTGGCCCGTACGGCGTTGCGCTTCACAGCGTTCACCGAGAAGTGGCTCCCGGACGCCTTCGGGTTCGTCCTGGTCGGCACCTTCGTCGTCCTGCTGTTCGGCCTCGTCACCGGTGAGCCGCTGCTGAAGCGTCCCGATGACCCGGCCGCGACCAAGGGCTACGGCCTGATCGACAGTTGGGGTCTCGGGTTCTGGAGCCTGATCACCTTCACCCTCCAGATGGCCATGATCATCATCGGCGGGTACGCCGTGGCGACCAGCGGCCCGGTCGCCCGACTGATCACCCGGCTGGCCCGGATCCCGAAGTCGCCGCGGACGGCGGTCGCCTTCGTGGCCGCGGTCGCGATGGTCGCGTCGTACCTGAATTGGGCCTTCAGCCTGATCTTCGCCGCGATCCTGGCCCGCGAGGTCGCGCGCAACGTGCCGAAGGCGGACTACCGCGCTCTCGGCGCGATGGCGTTCCTCGGTCTCGGCACGGTCTGGGCGCAGGGCTTGTCCGGCTCGGCCGCTCTCCAGGTCGCCAGCGCGAGCAGCAGCCCGGCTCCGGTCCAGGAGGTCATCAAGGCGGGCGGCCACGCCGATGGCCTGATCCCACTCAGCGACACCATCTTCAGCTGGCAGGCGATCGTGGCCACGCTGATCGTGTACGCCGTCGGCGTGGCGATGGCGTGGTTCATCGCACCCGGCGCGGACCACGCCAGGACGGCCGAGGACATCGGCATCGAGCTGAAGCCCCTGATCGGCCGAGGCTCCGCGTACAACGGGCAGCGCGTCGACGCAGAGGCGAGAAGGCCGGGCGACTGGCTGGAACACTCACCACTGTTCAGTCTGCTGGTGGTCGGACTCGGCGCGATCTACCTGGTCAGGTACTTCGACGGCAAGAGCTTCTTCAACGCACTCGACCTGAACACGGTCAACCTGATCCTGTTCCTGCTGGCGATGCTGCTGCACTGGCGGCCGTGGCGGATGGCCCGGGCAGTCCGTGACGGGGCACCGGCGGCGGCCGGCGTACTGCTCCAATTCCCCTTGTACGGCGGGATCTTCGGCATGATCGCTTATACCGGGGTGTCCGCGCGGATCGCGGGCTGGTTGGTGCAGGCAAGCAACCAGTTCTTCTTCCCGCCGCTCGTCGCGATCTACTCGTGCATCCTCGGTGTCTTCGTGCCCAGTGGCGGCAGCAAGTGGGTGATCGAAGCGCCGTACGTCCTGCAGGCGGCCAACGAGCTCAAGGTCGACGCGGGCTGGATGGTGGTGGTCTACGACCTAGGGGAGGCCAGCGCCAACCTCCTGCAGCCGTTCTGGATGCTGCCGACGCTGGCCATCCTCGGCCTCAAAGCCCGCGACATCATGGGCTACACCTTCACCATGTTCCTGGCCTGCTTCCCCGCCGCCTTGATCGCGGTGACGCTACTGGCACCCAACGTCACCGGCTAA
- a CDS encoding PadR family transcriptional regulator, whose protein sequence is MGNRSGVLELAVLGLLHEAPMHGYELRKRVNAQFGWGRVLSFGSLYPCLKAMLRNGLISADAGTPDGRRQKIVYTITADGKDHFAQAMHDAGPSAWEDDTFGVRFSFFGRTDPATRLRILEGRRTRMEERLANFKAAMSRTAERVDTYTLELQRHGLESAEREVRWLNELIDGERSRQRPPEEHSPPVSPPN, encoded by the coding sequence ATGGGAAACCGCAGTGGGGTCCTCGAGCTCGCCGTACTCGGTCTGCTGCACGAAGCGCCGATGCACGGTTACGAGCTCCGCAAGCGCGTCAACGCCCAGTTCGGCTGGGGACGCGTGCTGTCTTTCGGGTCGCTCTACCCGTGTCTGAAGGCGATGCTCCGCAACGGACTGATCTCCGCCGATGCCGGTACGCCGGACGGGCGGAGGCAGAAGATCGTCTACACGATCACGGCCGACGGCAAGGACCACTTCGCGCAAGCGATGCACGACGCCGGCCCGTCGGCGTGGGAGGACGACACGTTCGGCGTCCGGTTCTCGTTCTTCGGCCGGACCGATCCGGCCACCCGGTTGCGCATCCTCGAGGGCCGCCGGACCCGGATGGAGGAACGGCTGGCCAATTTCAAGGCCGCGATGAGCCGGACCGCGGAGCGGGTCGACACCTACACCCTCGAGCTGCAACGGCACGGCCTGGAGTCGGCCGAGCGCGAGGTCCGCTGGCTGAACGAGCTGATCGACGGCGAACGCAGCCGGCAGCGGCCCCCCGAAGAGCATTCCCCGCCTGTTTCACCCCCCAATTAA
- a CDS encoding inositol-3-phosphate synthase yields MTSIRVAIVGVGNCASSLVQGVHYYRDAKPDERVPGLMHVQFGDYHVRDVEFVAAFDVDGKKVGLDLADAIGASENNTIKICDVPPSGITVQRGHTLDGLGKYYRETITESDAAPVDVVAALREAQVDVLVCYLPVGSEQAAKFYAQCAIDANVAFVNALPVFIAGTKEWADKFTAAGVPIVGDDIKSQIGATITHRVLAKLFEDRGVTVDRTYQLNVGGNMDFKNMLERDRLESKKISKTQSVTSQLVDKIDPRNVHIGPSDYVAWLDDRKWAFIRLEGRNFGDVPLSLEYKLEVWDSPNSAGIIIDAIRAVKIAKDRGIGGPILSASSYFMKSPPEQYADDVCRDLVEKFIKGEVER; encoded by the coding sequence ATGACTTCGATCCGCGTAGCGATCGTCGGTGTCGGCAACTGCGCCAGCTCGCTCGTCCAGGGCGTGCACTACTACCGCGACGCGAAGCCCGACGAGCGCGTCCCCGGTCTGATGCACGTCCAGTTCGGCGACTACCACGTCCGCGACGTCGAGTTCGTCGCCGCGTTCGACGTGGACGGCAAGAAGGTCGGCCTCGACCTCGCCGACGCGATCGGCGCCAGCGAGAACAACACCATCAAGATCTGCGACGTGCCGCCGAGCGGCATCACCGTGCAGCGTGGTCATACCCTCGACGGCCTCGGCAAGTACTACCGCGAGACCATCACCGAGTCCGACGCCGCGCCGGTCGACGTCGTCGCCGCCCTTCGCGAGGCCCAGGTCGACGTCCTGGTCTGCTACCTGCCCGTCGGTTCCGAGCAGGCTGCGAAGTTCTACGCCCAGTGCGCGATCGACGCGAACGTCGCGTTCGTCAACGCGCTGCCCGTATTCATCGCCGGCACCAAGGAGTGGGCCGACAAGTTCACCGCGGCCGGTGTCCCGATCGTCGGCGACGACATCAAGTCGCAGATCGGCGCCACCATCACGCACCGCGTGCTGGCCAAGCTGTTCGAGGACCGCGGCGTCACCGTCGACCGGACCTACCAGCTGAACGTCGGCGGCAACATGGACTTCAAGAACATGCTGGAGCGCGACCGGCTGGAGTCCAAGAAGATCAGCAAGACCCAGTCCGTCACCTCGCAGCTGGTCGACAAGATCGACCCGCGCAACGTGCACATCGGCCCGTCCGACTACGTTGCCTGGCTCGACGACCGCAAGTGGGCCTTCATCCGGCTCGAGGGCCGCAACTTCGGCGACGTCCCGCTGTCGCTGGAGTACAAGCTCGAGGTCTGGGACTCGCCGAACTCGGCCGGCATCATCATCGACGCGATCCGCGCGGTGAAGATCGCCAAGGACCGCGGCATCGGCGGCCCGATCCTGTCCGCCTCGTCGTACTTCATGAAGTCGCCGCCGGAGCAGTATGCCGACGACGTCTGCCGCGACCTGGTCGAGAAGTTCATCAAGGGCGAGGTCGAGCGCTGA
- a CDS encoding DUF72 domain-containing protein yields the protein MRLHVGCAMWTHAPWQGRLIPHPLPPSERLRAYASWCNAVEGNTTFYATPALATVESWAAQTAEDFRFVLKLPKTVTHERRLRGADAELQSFFTAMEPLGPRNHAFWIQLPGSFGPADLGTLATFLYRLPRSYRYAVEVRHPSFFDDERSARQLEQVLGRVGAEWVLFDTVTLFGTPATSYAEREAWMKKPRVLRRSRALTDRPIVRYIGRDDPALTMAGWAYLVRAVVDWLAEGRSPTVFLHTPDNVDALKLARRFYDEVRTLVPGLAPLPEPLPAAPETLF from the coding sequence ATGCGGTTGCATGTGGGGTGCGCGATGTGGACGCACGCGCCTTGGCAGGGCCGGTTGATCCCCCATCCGCTGCCGCCGTCGGAGCGCCTGCGCGCCTATGCGAGCTGGTGCAACGCGGTCGAGGGCAACACCACCTTCTATGCGACGCCGGCCCTGGCCACGGTGGAGAGCTGGGCCGCTCAGACCGCCGAGGACTTTCGCTTCGTGCTGAAGCTGCCGAAGACGGTCACGCATGAGCGCCGGCTGCGTGGTGCGGACGCAGAGTTGCAGAGCTTCTTCACGGCGATGGAGCCACTCGGTCCGCGCAATCACGCCTTCTGGATTCAACTGCCCGGCTCCTTCGGGCCTGCTGATCTCGGCACGCTGGCGACCTTCCTGTACCGGCTTCCTCGTTCCTATCGGTACGCCGTAGAGGTCCGGCACCCTTCGTTCTTCGACGACGAGCGCTCGGCCCGGCAACTCGAACAGGTCCTCGGTCGCGTCGGTGCCGAATGGGTGCTCTTCGACACCGTGACGCTGTTCGGCACTCCGGCGACCAGCTATGCGGAACGCGAAGCCTGGATGAAGAAGCCCCGCGTACTACGGCGGTCGCGCGCGCTCACCGATCGCCCGATCGTCCGGTACATCGGGCGGGACGATCCAGCACTCACGATGGCGGGCTGGGCGTATCTCGTCCGGGCGGTCGTTGATTGGCTGGCTGAAGGTCGCTCACCGACTGTCTTCCTGCACACGCCCGACAACGTCGATGCGCTGAAGCTGGCTCGTCGCTTCTACGACGAGGTGCGGACTTTGGTGCCTGGGCTCGCACCGCTTCCCGAGCCGCTACCGGCCGCGCCCGAGACGCTCTTCTGA
- a CDS encoding phosphotransferase enzyme family protein, with translation MEEAEGDLAGGAEEVLAGGNVAASVVRIGATVRKPAIPATAGIEAVLDHLARVGFESAPRTLGRDGRGRHVVEYVPGTLADTLPPFTMSELRRLGKVVRELHEAMASFRPPAEVAWDVVIPDPTGGRLICHNDLAPWNLVIDGDRWVFIDWDGAGPGSAPWDLGYVAHGFVPFRADGDPATDAPRLRALVDGYGLDSEERRAFPALIEAHTRGMYDLLRRGSQTGQEPWARLYAEGHGDHWGPTADYIKAHHKSWIAALQ, from the coding sequence GTGGAAGAGGCCGAAGGGGATCTGGCCGGAGGAGCCGAAGAGGTTCTGGCCGGGGGAAATGTCGCCGCCAGTGTGGTGCGCATCGGGGCAACGGTGCGTAAGCCCGCCATTCCCGCTACTGCTGGCATCGAAGCGGTGCTGGATCATCTGGCTCGGGTCGGCTTCGAGAGTGCCCCACGCACGCTGGGGAGAGATGGTCGGGGCCGACATGTTGTGGAGTACGTCCCCGGGACGCTTGCCGACACGCTGCCGCCGTTCACCATGAGCGAGTTGCGTCGGCTCGGCAAAGTAGTCCGCGAACTGCATGAGGCGATGGCGAGCTTTCGCCCGCCCGCGGAGGTGGCCTGGGATGTCGTGATCCCGGATCCCACCGGCGGTCGGCTCATCTGTCACAACGACCTGGCACCCTGGAATCTGGTGATCGACGGCGATCGCTGGGTCTTCATCGACTGGGACGGTGCCGGTCCGGGGTCGGCGCCGTGGGACCTCGGGTACGTCGCCCACGGCTTCGTACCCTTCCGAGCGGACGGCGATCCGGCCACGGACGCTCCCAGGTTGCGCGCGCTGGTGGACGGATACGGCCTGGACAGTGAGGAACGCCGGGCCTTTCCCGCTCTGATCGAAGCCCACACGCGTGGGATGTACGACCTGCTCAGGCGTGGGTCGCAGACCGGACAGGAACCCTGGGCCCGTCTGTACGCGGAGGGACATGGCGATCATTGGGGTCCGACCGCGGACTACATCAAGGCCCACCACAAGTCTTGGATCGCTGCCTTGCAGTGA
- a CDS encoding PEP/pyruvate-binding domain-containing protein, producing the protein MLISLLDATPQNAGAKAATLGRLATAGFPVPPGFVVPIASYESTVAHLDIPTVLAQRGPDEVRRLIESQAFPPQLLSELANALSSLGDLPVAVRSSATTEDTPHASAAGQHDTYLAIHGPAAVATKLLATWSSLWTTRAVRYRHTFAAAPGTDAPTPTTPATAVLIQRHIDADVAGVLFTASPGNSVHSASGQVSVIEASWGLGESVVQGSVTPDEYVASADGVLERRLGDKRTRIDRSPEGTTTTEVPAEARRRACLSDDQVVRLRKLGEDVAHYLGGPQDIEFAVEGDQFWLLQARPITAALATSPQKTLGQQIDDPSKGDAVERRGGAAESLVAAAGRSDLVLAGAAGLLLRGTGGSPGIATGPARVVNGPEDFAKVAVGDILICRYTDPAWTALFTVIAGVVTETGGRLSHAAIVARERRIPAVLGVPTILSSVQDGDLLTIDGSAGTVRAPRSSELSATRAHRFTARQRSKTCGGP; encoded by the coding sequence TTGCTCATCAGCCTCCTGGACGCGACCCCACAGAACGCCGGCGCCAAAGCCGCAACCCTCGGCCGACTCGCCACTGCCGGTTTCCCGGTCCCGCCCGGCTTCGTTGTTCCGATCGCCAGCTACGAATCGACCGTCGCCCACCTGGACATCCCCACGGTTCTTGCCCAGCGCGGCCCCGACGAGGTCCGCCGCCTGATCGAGTCCCAAGCCTTCCCACCACAACTCCTGTCGGAGCTCGCCAACGCCTTGAGCTCCCTCGGCGACCTCCCCGTAGCCGTCCGCTCGTCCGCCACCACCGAGGACACCCCGCACGCCTCAGCCGCCGGCCAACATGACACCTACCTAGCCATCCACGGCCCCGCCGCCGTAGCCACCAAACTCCTGGCCACCTGGTCCTCCCTCTGGACCACACGAGCCGTCCGCTACCGCCACACGTTCGCTGCCGCACCAGGAACCGATGCGCCGACACCTACTACTCCTGCGACTGCCGTTCTCATCCAGCGCCACATCGATGCGGACGTTGCCGGGGTCCTCTTCACAGCCAGCCCCGGCAACAGCGTCCACTCCGCGTCGGGACAGGTATCGGTGATCGAGGCCTCGTGGGGACTGGGGGAGAGCGTGGTCCAAGGCTCGGTGACACCCGACGAGTACGTGGCGAGCGCGGACGGCGTACTCGAACGGCGTTTGGGTGACAAGCGAACCCGGATCGACCGGAGCCCGGAAGGAACGACCACCACCGAGGTACCGGCCGAAGCTCGTCGGCGTGCTTGCCTCAGCGACGACCAGGTGGTGCGGTTGAGGAAGCTCGGCGAAGACGTGGCGCACTACCTGGGCGGCCCCCAAGACATCGAGTTCGCCGTCGAGGGCGACCAGTTCTGGCTCCTGCAGGCCCGACCGATAACCGCAGCCCTGGCAACGAGCCCGCAGAAGACGCTCGGGCAGCAGATCGACGATCCGTCCAAAGGTGACGCTGTCGAGCGGAGAGGTGGTGCTGCCGAGTCGCTGGTGGCAGCGGCTGGTAGGTCAGACCTAGTACTAGCGGGAGCCGCCGGTCTACTACTACGGGGAACCGGCGGAAGCCCAGGAATTGCCACCGGACCAGCGCGCGTAGTCAACGGCCCCGAGGACTTCGCGAAGGTTGCCGTAGGCGACATCCTGATCTGCCGCTACACGGATCCAGCGTGGACCGCCTTGTTTACCGTGATCGCGGGCGTAGTGACGGAGACGGGCGGTCGCCTCTCCCACGCCGCGATCGTCGCGCGCGAACGCCGAATCCCCGCAGTCCTCGGCGTCCCAACCATCCTCAGCAGCGTGCAGGATGGGGACCTGCTCACAATCGACGGCAGTGCCGGCACCGTACGGGCACCTCGTTCCTCAGAACTATCTGCCACCCGAGCTCATCGATTCACTGCAAGGCAGCGATCCAAGACTTGTGGTGGGCCTTGA
- a CDS encoding transcriptional regulator — protein sequence MADDETTARRFGVGREQAAELLLDFQAFGWVGWSEFAGTGGWSMTSAGRSENERQLAAELEGTAGGREAVSEACEVFLPLNGRLQQACTDWQLRPTTADALAFNDHSDPAWDQQVIDELSELDRGLKSVVDRLVGVLDRFQSYDTRFSSALGRATAGEVAWVDGTGVDSCHVVWFELHEDLLATLGLQRGE from the coding sequence ATGGCTGATGACGAGACTACCGCGAGGCGGTTCGGGGTTGGGCGCGAGCAGGCGGCTGAGTTGTTGCTTGATTTTCAGGCGTTCGGGTGGGTCGGGTGGTCGGAGTTCGCCGGTACGGGCGGGTGGTCGATGACCAGCGCGGGCAGGTCGGAGAACGAGCGGCAGTTGGCGGCGGAGCTCGAGGGAACAGCGGGTGGTCGCGAGGCCGTGAGCGAGGCCTGCGAAGTGTTCCTGCCGCTGAATGGGCGGCTTCAGCAAGCCTGCACCGACTGGCAGCTCAGGCCGACGACAGCGGATGCGTTGGCCTTCAACGACCACAGCGATCCGGCCTGGGACCAGCAAGTGATCGACGAACTGAGCGAATTGGATCGCGGGCTCAAGTCGGTAGTGGACCGGCTGGTCGGCGTACTGGATCGCTTTCAAAGCTACGACACCAGGTTCAGCAGCGCACTCGGCCGGGCGACGGCGGGTGAGGTGGCCTGGGTCGACGGGACAGGTGTCGACTCCTGCCACGTCGTGTGGTTCGAACTGCATGAGGATCTGCTCGCCACGCTCGGCCTGCAGCGCGGGGAATAG
- a CDS encoding M12 family metallo-peptidase — MDRKFRRTGALVGAGAVVFGALAVATGNQADAQQTPLDQLLGQPTPGRAALGKVQSRLGELAQRNGLTEQKLRETLATDKTSWLDPQGRLFFREPVLTPAQKAPEASPHWATKAVAAADGPAFELHSKAGSNRVIYLDFDGHTITGTAWNSSKGVDPVNVTPYDTDGTPGTFSTAEQDVVHEVWARVAEDYAPFDVDVTTQQPAPDAINRTDANDQQYGTRVVIDPTGWYQTDCGCGGVAYIGVYDNAGQHDYYQPALVFTKGVGTGAKNLAEAASHEAGHNVGLNHDGTASVGYYEGHGSWAPIMGVGYYRGISQWSKGEYSGANNTEDDYNVIGTHGLSLRTDEVGDSTGAAAALAVGATATGVIAAESDVDVYKITIGAAGNYTATASAAVLGGDLDIKFDLLNSAGTVVTSANPDSGQSDAGTPTGLSATATSNLQPGTYYLRVDNTGYGDPLNTGYSTYGSRGAYSLAINPS; from the coding sequence ATGGATCGCAAATTCCGCCGTACCGGTGCGCTCGTCGGCGCCGGTGCCGTCGTTTTCGGAGCGCTGGCAGTTGCTACTGGCAACCAAGCTGACGCGCAACAGACACCACTCGATCAGTTGCTCGGCCAACCCACACCGGGCCGGGCAGCACTTGGCAAGGTGCAGTCCCGGCTGGGGGAGCTCGCCCAGCGCAACGGTCTGACCGAACAGAAACTGCGCGAAACGCTCGCCACCGACAAGACCAGCTGGCTCGACCCGCAAGGCCGGTTGTTCTTCCGTGAGCCAGTTCTGACTCCCGCCCAGAAAGCGCCGGAAGCTTCGCCGCACTGGGCCACCAAGGCGGTTGCCGCAGCCGACGGGCCTGCTTTCGAGCTGCACAGCAAGGCCGGCTCGAACCGGGTGATCTACCTGGACTTCGACGGCCACACCATCACCGGCACGGCCTGGAACTCGTCCAAGGGCGTCGACCCGGTCAACGTCACGCCGTACGACACGGACGGGACTCCGGGCACCTTCAGCACGGCCGAGCAGGACGTCGTACACGAGGTATGGGCGCGGGTCGCGGAGGACTACGCCCCGTTCGACGTCGACGTGACGACGCAGCAGCCCGCCCCGGACGCGATCAACCGGACCGACGCGAACGATCAGCAGTACGGCACCCGGGTGGTGATCGACCCGACCGGCTGGTACCAGACCGACTGCGGTTGTGGCGGTGTCGCCTACATCGGTGTCTACGACAACGCCGGTCAGCACGACTACTACCAGCCGGCGCTCGTCTTCACGAAGGGTGTCGGCACCGGCGCGAAGAACCTCGCCGAAGCCGCGTCCCACGAGGCCGGTCACAACGTCGGCCTCAACCACGACGGCACCGCGAGCGTCGGGTACTACGAGGGTCACGGCTCCTGGGCGCCGATCATGGGCGTCGGCTACTACCGCGGGATCAGCCAGTGGAGCAAGGGCGAGTACTCCGGCGCGAACAACACCGAGGACGATTACAACGTCATCGGCACCCATGGTCTGTCGCTCCGGACGGACGAGGTCGGTGACAGCACTGGGGCTGCTGCCGCCCTCGCCGTCGGAGCGACCGCAACCGGTGTGATCGCTGCCGAGTCCGACGTGGACGTTTACAAGATCACCATTGGTGCCGCAGGCAACTACACGGCGACGGCGAGTGCCGCCGTGCTGGGTGGCGACCTCGACATCAAGTTCGATCTGCTGAACAGTGCGGGCACCGTCGTCACCTCGGCCAACCCGGATTCGGGTCAGAGCGACGCCGGAACGCCCACCGGGCTCAGTGCGACTGCCACCAGCAACCTGCAACCCGGCACGTACTACCTGCGCGTCGACAACACCGGCTACGGCGACCCGCTGAACACCGGCTACTCCACCTACGGGAGCCGCGGGGCCTACTCCCTCGCCATCAACCCGTCCTGA
- a CDS encoding pre-peptidase C-terminal domain-containing protein → MQRFRRTGALVGTGAILFGALAVVAGNQADAQQGPSPVPLDQLLGQQLEGRPLQGKTALAKLQPRLAELAERNGIAELKLQQILATDRTSWLDKDGKLFFKEPVATAEEKAATSSSKVSKKTLAAAAAGPAFELHSKSGSNRVIYLDFDGHTITKTAWNSNGKPATVNVTAYDTDGNTSNWSAAEQSVVREVWARVSEDYAPFDVDVTTQAPPESAIDRTSSSDQQYGTRVVIDPTTWYQSGCGCGGVAYVGVYDSTSQHSYYQPALVFTKGVGTGAKNIAEAASHEAGHNVGLSHDGTASVGYYSGHGAWAPIMGVGYSKAISQWSKGEYSGANNKEDDFAVIGQNGLALRADDHGNGTTDATALSLGATANGIYANDSDVDTFRIDLAAGTFTFAANSAAVGGDLDIKLQLLNSAGAVVATADPAAGQSNSGTPTGLSASIRQQVAAGRYYLRVDNTGYANPLNTGYSTYGSRGAYTLRVTTS, encoded by the coding sequence ATGCAAAGGTTCCGCCGAACCGGTGCGCTCGTAGGTACCGGTGCCATTCTGTTCGGAGCGCTGGCGGTCGTCGCCGGTAACCAGGCAGACGCCCAGCAGGGTCCGTCCCCGGTCCCGTTAGACCAGCTTCTCGGCCAGCAACTCGAGGGCCGGCCGCTGCAAGGTAAGACCGCGCTGGCCAAACTCCAGCCCCGACTCGCCGAGCTCGCCGAGCGCAACGGGATCGCCGAGCTGAAGCTGCAGCAGATCCTCGCCACCGACCGGACGAGCTGGCTCGACAAGGACGGCAAGCTCTTCTTCAAGGAGCCGGTCGCCACCGCCGAGGAGAAGGCCGCCACCTCCTCCTCGAAGGTCTCGAAGAAGACCCTCGCGGCCGCGGCCGCCGGTCCGGCGTTCGAGCTGCACAGCAAGTCCGGCTCGAACCGGGTGATCTACCTGGACTTCGACGGCCACACGATCACCAAGACCGCGTGGAACTCCAACGGCAAACCGGCGACCGTGAACGTCACGGCGTACGACACCGATGGCAACACGAGCAACTGGAGCGCGGCCGAGCAGTCCGTGGTCCGTGAGGTCTGGGCCCGGGTGTCGGAGGACTATGCGCCGTTCGACGTCGATGTCACCACGCAGGCGCCGCCGGAATCGGCGATCGACCGCACGAGCTCGTCCGACCAGCAGTACGGCACGCGGGTCGTGATCGACCCGACCACCTGGTACCAGTCCGGCTGTGGTTGTGGCGGTGTCGCCTACGTCGGTGTCTACGACAGCACCAGCCAGCACTCGTACTACCAGCCGGCCCTGGTCTTCACCAAGGGCGTCGGCACCGGTGCGAAGAACATCGCGGAGGCCGCGTCACACGAAGCCGGCCACAACGTCGGGCTCAGCCATGACGGCACCGCGTCGGTCGGCTACTACTCCGGACATGGCGCCTGGGCTCCGATCATGGGCGTCGGCTACTCCAAGGCGATCAGCCAGTGGAGCAAAGGCGAGTACAGCGGAGCCAACAACAAGGAAGACGACTTCGCGGTGATCGGCCAGAACGGTCTGGCGCTGCGGGCCGACGATCACGGAAACGGCACCACCGATGCCACCGCCCTGAGCCTCGGTGCTACCGCAAACGGGATCTACGCCAACGACTCCGACGTCGATACCTTCCGGATCGACCTGGCAGCCGGCACCTTCACCTTCGCGGCGAACTCGGCGGCTGTCGGCGGTGACCTGGACATCAAGCTCCAGTTGCTGAACTCGGCCGGCGCGGTGGTCGCGACCGCCGACCCGGCAGCCGGCCAGTCCAACTCCGGTACGCCGACCGGCCTGAGTGCGAGCATCCGCCAGCAGGTGGCTGCGGGGCGCTACTACCTGCGCGTCGACAACACCGGCTACGCCAACCCGCTGAACACCGGCTACTCCACCTACGGCAGCCGCGGCGCCTACACGCTCCGCGTCACCACCAGCTAG
- a CDS encoding glycoside hydrolase family 75 protein, which translates to MTTCSQISNGTYKTDEELGRTIPVCGKNGAVFWKADMDIDCDGVRTSQCNENTDCCFLPDTAFHTSSDQPLNAAQLPYVVVPSPSSTWNYENFQIAGGGVVAVIYNNQVTYAVVGDTGPTDIIGEASYASAVQLGINPDPSNGGTDSGVTYIVFKNSTINPIESHDLAVSRGQELARTFINNN; encoded by the coding sequence GTGACCACCTGCAGCCAGATCTCCAACGGCACCTACAAGACCGACGAAGAACTCGGCCGGACGATCCCGGTCTGCGGCAAGAACGGCGCGGTCTTCTGGAAGGCCGACATGGACATCGACTGCGACGGCGTCCGCACCTCGCAGTGCAACGAGAACACCGATTGCTGCTTCCTGCCCGACACCGCCTTCCACACGTCGAGCGACCAGCCGCTGAACGCGGCCCAGCTTCCGTACGTCGTGGTGCCGAGCCCCAGCAGCACCTGGAACTACGAGAACTTCCAGATCGCCGGCGGCGGTGTGGTCGCGGTGATCTACAACAACCAGGTCACCTATGCGGTGGTCGGTGACACCGGACCGACCGACATCATCGGCGAAGCGTCGTACGCCTCGGCGGTCCAGCTGGGCATCAACCCGGACCCGAGCAACGGCGGCACCGACTCGGGCGTGACGTACATCGTCTTCAAGAACTCGACCATCAACCCGATCGAGAGCCACGACCTGGCCGTCTCCCGCGGTCAGGAACTCGCCCGGACCTTCATCAACAACAACTAG